A region from the Branchiostoma lanceolatum isolate klBraLanc5 chromosome 2, klBraLanc5.hap2, whole genome shotgun sequence genome encodes:
- the LOC136428144 gene encoding centrosome and spindle pole associated protein 1-like isoform X2, producing MSDDIEKFIEQQKQKITAERQELGIPADPDISPSHGVNNGPSKENIPPTQGSKRDSGGPVEFGGLKLGGYEDHRKKLQEERKREYNQLLNEKKFRSTGVNSRIQEIEHAKSLPRSSSEPQGLNNDQGSRTYPQRRRDTSPLGKETYDDILKRKREEEDRYRRLDDPEMITDRRRDDRLRDHPLRASRSDGFLNEPDDRRHRSESGWLKGLGHDRLKCELCQRRARLSGEWDQDYDRKVNRLDDDYGSRHVRFRDRDDYVDEDRRDWSRSRAGRRRDLNSAEGERPSREKDDKDRAHSAPPEDGFVIEKAQQSTFFTGNQERASAVRRKKDAYRQDLMRQMADNERARKKEKSRDMRINASGENDPEKLTSVPEEEPGRIRDLPPTNRQPNRQRGRDTSPYRPYHTLDDEPEGRDRRQDRQRTPPYRPQQAFATPPPQPQRGLGPQPMGYMQPGVVPANPYFMGAPMIPVAAPLGPYRTPYDDAYYYYGMRHPLDPNIGGAGGPVPPTGGPVPPLTTLANGRSDSLPVPSINIPNVSPRGPEFTREDAARKRTESRIQDMVADDDTRKSQEAIEKQRQYQEDLKEQMRLRDLKKQKERDEKERIRGRDGRYDRKLEAEAQNYNPWGKGGGGAPLRNSDGRVVADLRKMHIQNEEDQLSPRNEYSDKPVVNLEVNMASLTEPPRQPPIKESQDPDAITQFLANHNQNVGNRTQYPGHDGGSGSNNTSEALNMYTYKSPFARKNKVFEDEDNEQKNQRDEYQSELQRQVEEKKRRQEEEKRKQKEEEDREERRLAEQRERMQQEYEAEQRKQRDKEEEVKRKNEELKQLAEERRQEVERKKREEDEKHDQERRRQLDEEDRRRREEQQRQRVSSPPIPTLRKNEEEIHQPPPDSYRERPPPSPPVPAVRTRERAPAYQGPAKELLSPTPSTPAYLERVRELIIPPDVFNNDTDSEVGTVTPSVNSRESSGIKGRLDNGRSRVVDGNPHDVIDQLSAMRAQLQSEQRRVQSQLDHAKFDSVPAPKPQPPPPRRELTGVDIFDMARNRSRVAVRRPVQTADTSADPRNLEDFNDLKHRKNTVSRQEFRSRYPDDPYTARGLEAQQYAMLQQQEEKLGKLRQGGLASEMPNMGPRDLGLQRGDDLSRKSLLDSESAFIDTNGIQSNSDLNGEATFPPDMVDERKGPTARERRRQQRKSPSPHLLEKDELSLGGDSYLEAQPGPSGTQPGNFGSLTSLDVDRVAAKNEERLRRLKTLQGDDQSIGDPDDILQRFMNQQKHNRPSSTTTLDTEAWLRPGTGNTSLLSKT from the exons AATGACCAGGGCAGCCGCACGTATCCTCAGCGCCGGCGAGACACCAGCCCGCTGGGAAAGGAAACATATGATGACATCTTGAAACGGAAGCGGGAAGAAGAGGACAGATATCGTCGCTTGGATGATCCAGAGATGATCACAGACAGAAGAAG GGATGACAGACTTCGCGACCATCCCCTCAGAGCATCGAGAAGTGATGGCTTCCTGAACGAACCAGATGATCGTCGG CACAGATCAGAGTCAGGTTGGCTCAAAGGGCTAGGCCATGACAGGCTGAAGTGTGAGTTGTGTCAGCGCAGAGCCAGGCTTAGTGGAGAATGGGACCAG GATTACGACCGGAAGGTGAATCGTCTGGATGATGACTACGGTAGCAGGCACGTCCgtttcagggacagggatgaTTATGTAGATGAGGACAGACGTGACTGG AGTCGTAGCAGGGCAGGGAGGAGAAGAGACCTCAACTCAGCTGAAGGAGAGAG ACCATCAAGAGAAAAGGATGACAAGGACCGTGCCCACTCTGCGCCTCCTGAAGATGGCTTTGTCATTG AAAAAGCCCAACAATCTACATTCTTCACAGGGAATCAGGAGCGAGCGAGCGCTGTGCGCCGAAAGAAGGACGCTTACCGACAAGATCTCATGCGGCAAATGGCTGACAATGAAAGGGCTAGGAAAAA AGAGAAGAGTAGAGACATGAGGATTAATGCCAGTGGAGAGAATGACCCAGAGAAATTG ACAAGTGTTCCTGAGGAGGAG CCTGGTAGGATCCGGGATCTTCCACCCACTAACCGCCAACCCAACCGACAGAGAGGGCGGGACACTTCCCCGTATCGGCCGTACCACACCCTGGACGATGAACCTGAAGGTCGAGACAGGCGACAAGACAGACAGAGGACTCCTCCTTACAGACCTCAGCAGGCATTTGCCACACCACCACCTCAGCCACAGAGAG GCCTTGGTCCCCAGCCCATGGGGTATATGCAGCCAGGAGTAGTGCCTGCCAACCCCTACTTCATGGGAGCTCCCATGATTCCAGTGGCAGCCCCTCTTGGTCCGTACCGTACACCGTACGACGATGCCTACTACTACTATGGCATGAGACACCCGCTGGATCCTAACATAGGGGGCGCAG GTGGTCCAGTTCCTCCCACAGGTGGCCCAGTCCCTCCCCTGACTACCCTGGCAAATGGCCGTTCTGACTCTCTCCCTGTCCCATCCATCAATATACCAAACGTGTCACCACGGGGACCAGAGTTTACCAGGGAGGA TGCTGCAAGAAAGCGTACAGAGAGTCGTATTCAAGACATGGTTGCCGATGATGATACCAGGAAAAGCCAGGAGGCCATAGAAAAGCAGCGGCAGTATCAAGAAGACCTGAAGGAACAG ATGAGGCTGAGAGACCTcaagaaacagaaagaaagGGATGAGAAAGAGAG GATCAGGGGTAGAGATGGAAG ATATGACCGGAAGTTGGAAGCAGAAGCCCAGAACTATAACCCCTGGGGTAAGGGTGGCGGGGGGGCACCGCTCAGGAACAGTGATGGGAGGGTCGTAG CGGACCTGCGAAAGATGCACATTCAGAACGAGGAAGACCAGCTCAGTCCACGGAACGAGTACTCCGACAAACCGGTGGTCAATCTGGAGGTCAACATGGCCAGTCTGACTGAGCCACCCAGACAACCACCCATCAAGGAGTCACAAG ACCCCGATGCCATTACCCAGTTCCTGGCCAATCATAATCAGAATGTGGGTAACAGGACTCAGTACCCAGGACATGATGGCGGCAGTGGCAGCAACAATACCTCGGAAG CCCtcaacatgtacacatacaagtCACCGTTTGCCCGCAAGAACAAGGTGTTTGAAGATGAAGACAACGAACAGAAAAATCAGAGGGATGAGTACCAATCAGAACTTCAGAGACAG GTTGAAGAGAAGAAGCGTAGGCAGGAAGAAGAGAAGAGGAAGCAGAAGGAAGAAGAGGATAGGGAAGAGCGCCGCTTAGCTGAACAGCGGGAGAGGATGCAGCAGGAATATGAGGCAGAACAGAGGAAACAGAGAGACAAAGAGGAAGAG GTGAAGAGAAAGAATGAGGAGTTGAAGCAGCTGGCGGAGGAGAGAAGACAGGAGGTTGAGAGGAAGAAGAGGGAGGAGGATGAGAAACACGACCAGGAGAGAAGACGACAGCTGGATGAGGaggacaggaggaggagggaggagCAACAG AGACAACGAGTGTCATCTCCACCCATCCCTACTCTGAGGAAGAATGAAGAAGAAATCCACCAGCCACCACCAGACTCCTACAGG GAgagaccgcccccctccccacctgtacCCGCTGTCAGAACCAGGGAGAGAGCACCAG CTTACCAAGGACCAGCCAAGGAGCTTCTGTCCCCAACACCTTCCACTCCTG CCTACCTGGAGCGAGTCCGTGAGCTCATTATTCCTCCAGATGTATTCAACAATGATACTGATTCTGAAGTTGGAACGGTGACTCCGTCAGTCAATTCCAGGGAATCTTCTGGTATAAAAGGGAGACTGGATAATGGAAGGAGTCGTGTTGTGGACG GAAACCCTCATGATGTGATTGACCAGCTATCTGCCATGAGAGCCCAGCTTCAGAGTGAGCAGAGGAGGGTACAGAGTCAACTGGACCATGCTAAG TTTGACAGTGTGCCAGCACCCAAACCACAGCCACCACCACC ACGTCGAGAGCTTACAGGTGTGGATATCTTTGACATGGCGCGGAACCGAAGCCGTGTTGCTGTCCGTAGGCCGGTCCAGACAGCAGACACCTCCGCTGATCCAAGGAACCTGGAAGACTTCAACGATCTCAAGCACAGAA AAAACACGGTATCCCGACAGGAGTTTCGATCCCGGTACCCCGATGACCCGTACACGGCCCGTGGCCTGGAGGCACAACAGTACGCCATGCTACAGCAACAAGAGGAGAAACTGGGTAAACTCAGGCAGG gTGGACTAGCCAGTGAGATGCCCAACATGGGTCCCCGTGACTTGGGTCTGCAGAGGGGGGATGATCTCAGCAGGAAGTCTTTATTGGACTCTGAGAGTGCCTTCATAG ATACCAATGGAATCCAATCAAATTCAGATCTGAATGGAGAGGCGACCTTCCCACCTGACATGGTAGATGAACGGAAGGGTCCAACTGCCAGGGAGAGGAGGAGGCAACAGCGCAAGTCACCCTCCCCACATCTG TTGGAGAAAGATGAGCTGAGTTTGGGAGGAGACTCCTACCTGGAGGCACAGCCAGGCCCGTCAGGCACCCAACCTGGCAACTTTGGCTCCCTAACCAGCCTGGATGTCGACAGGGTTGCAGCCAAAAATGAGGAAAGACTACGGAGGCTAAAGACCTTACAAG GTGATGACCAGTCTATTGGTGACCCAGACGACATCCTGCAGAGGTTCATGAATCAGCAGAAGCACAACCGGCCGTCCTCCACCACCACACTGGACACAGAGGCCTGGCTCAGGCCTGGCACTGGGAACACATCACTGCTGTCCAAAACATAA
- the LOC136428144 gene encoding centrosome and spindle pole-associated protein 1-like isoform X6 — MSDDIEKFIEQQKQKITAERQELGIPADPDISPSHGVNNGPSKENIPPTQGSKRDSGGPVEFGGLKLGGYEDHRKKLQEERKREYNQLLNEQKKFRSTGVNSRIQEIEHAKSLPRSSSEPQGLNNDQGSRTYPQRRRDTSPLGKETYDDILKRKREEEDRYRRLDDPEMITDRRRDDRLRDHPLRASRSDGFLNEPDDRRHRSESGWLKGLGHDRLKCELCQRRARLSGEWDQDYDRKVNRLDDDYGSRHVRFRDRDDYVDEDRRDWSRSRAGRRRDLNSAEGERPSREKDDKDRAHSAPPEDGFVIGNQERASAVRRKKDAYRQDLMRQMADNERARKKEKSRDMRINASGENDPEKLTSVPEEEPGRIRDLPPTNRQPNRQRGRDTSPYRPYHTLDDEPEGRDRRQDRQRTPPYRPQQAFATPPPQPQRGLGPQPMGYMQPGVVPANPYFMGAPMIPVAAPLGPYRTPYDDAYYYYGMRHPLDPNIGGAGGPVPPTGGPVPPLTTLANGRSDSLPVPSINIPNVSPRGPEFTREDAARKRTESRIQDMVADDDTRKSQEAIEKQRQYQEDLKEQMRLRDLKKQKERDEKERIRGRDGRYDRKLEAEAQNYNPWGKGGGGAPLRNSDGRVVADLRKMHIQNEEDQLSPRNEYSDKPVVNLEVNMASLTEPPRQPPIKESQDPDAITQFLANHNQNVGNRTQYPGHDGGSGSNNTSEALNMYTYKSPFARKNKVFEDEDNEQKNQRDEYQSELQRQVEEKKRRQEEEKRKQKEEEDREERRLAEQRERMQQEYEAEQRKQRDKEEEVKRKNEELKQLAEERRQEVERKKREEDEKHDQERRRQLDEEDRRRREEQQRQRVSSPPIPTLRKNEEEIHQPPPDSYRERPPPSPPVPAVRTRERAPAYQGPAKELLSPTPSTPAYLERVRELIIPPDVFNNDTDSEVGTVTPSVNSRESSGIKGRLDNGRSRVVDGNPHDVIDQLSAMRAQLQSEQRRVQSQLDHAKFDSVPAPKPQPPPPRRELTGVDIFDMARNRSRVAVRRPVQTADTSADPRNLEDFNDLKHRKNTVSRQEFRSRYPDDPYTARGLEAQQYAMLQQQEEKLGKLRQGGLASEMPNMGPRDLGLQRGDDLSRKSLLDSESAFIDTNGIQSNSDLNGEATFPPDMVDERKGPTARERRRQQRKSPSPHLLEKDELSLGGDSYLEAQPGPSGTQPGNFGSLTSLDVDRVAAKNEERLRRLKTLQGDDQSIGDPDDILQRFMNQQKHNRPSSTTTLDTEAWLRPGTGNTSLLSKT, encoded by the exons AATGACCAGGGCAGCCGCACGTATCCTCAGCGCCGGCGAGACACCAGCCCGCTGGGAAAGGAAACATATGATGACATCTTGAAACGGAAGCGGGAAGAAGAGGACAGATATCGTCGCTTGGATGATCCAGAGATGATCACAGACAGAAGAAG GGATGACAGACTTCGCGACCATCCCCTCAGAGCATCGAGAAGTGATGGCTTCCTGAACGAACCAGATGATCGTCGG CACAGATCAGAGTCAGGTTGGCTCAAAGGGCTAGGCCATGACAGGCTGAAGTGTGAGTTGTGTCAGCGCAGAGCCAGGCTTAGTGGAGAATGGGACCAG GATTACGACCGGAAGGTGAATCGTCTGGATGATGACTACGGTAGCAGGCACGTCCgtttcagggacagggatgaTTATGTAGATGAGGACAGACGTGACTGG AGTCGTAGCAGGGCAGGGAGGAGAAGAGACCTCAACTCAGCTGAAGGAGAGAG ACCATCAAGAGAAAAGGATGACAAGGACCGTGCCCACTCTGCGCCTCCTGAAGATGGCTTTGTCATTG GGAATCAGGAGCGAGCGAGCGCTGTGCGCCGAAAGAAGGACGCTTACCGACAAGATCTCATGCGGCAAATGGCTGACAATGAAAGGGCTAGGAAAAA AGAGAAGAGTAGAGACATGAGGATTAATGCCAGTGGAGAGAATGACCCAGAGAAATTG ACAAGTGTTCCTGAGGAGGAG CCTGGTAGGATCCGGGATCTTCCACCCACTAACCGCCAACCCAACCGACAGAGAGGGCGGGACACTTCCCCGTATCGGCCGTACCACACCCTGGACGATGAACCTGAAGGTCGAGACAGGCGACAAGACAGACAGAGGACTCCTCCTTACAGACCTCAGCAGGCATTTGCCACACCACCACCTCAGCCACAGAGAG GCCTTGGTCCCCAGCCCATGGGGTATATGCAGCCAGGAGTAGTGCCTGCCAACCCCTACTTCATGGGAGCTCCCATGATTCCAGTGGCAGCCCCTCTTGGTCCGTACCGTACACCGTACGACGATGCCTACTACTACTATGGCATGAGACACCCGCTGGATCCTAACATAGGGGGCGCAG GTGGTCCAGTTCCTCCCACAGGTGGCCCAGTCCCTCCCCTGACTACCCTGGCAAATGGCCGTTCTGACTCTCTCCCTGTCCCATCCATCAATATACCAAACGTGTCACCACGGGGACCAGAGTTTACCAGGGAGGA TGCTGCAAGAAAGCGTACAGAGAGTCGTATTCAAGACATGGTTGCCGATGATGATACCAGGAAAAGCCAGGAGGCCATAGAAAAGCAGCGGCAGTATCAAGAAGACCTGAAGGAACAG ATGAGGCTGAGAGACCTcaagaaacagaaagaaagGGATGAGAAAGAGAG GATCAGGGGTAGAGATGGAAG ATATGACCGGAAGTTGGAAGCAGAAGCCCAGAACTATAACCCCTGGGGTAAGGGTGGCGGGGGGGCACCGCTCAGGAACAGTGATGGGAGGGTCGTAG CGGACCTGCGAAAGATGCACATTCAGAACGAGGAAGACCAGCTCAGTCCACGGAACGAGTACTCCGACAAACCGGTGGTCAATCTGGAGGTCAACATGGCCAGTCTGACTGAGCCACCCAGACAACCACCCATCAAGGAGTCACAAG ACCCCGATGCCATTACCCAGTTCCTGGCCAATCATAATCAGAATGTGGGTAACAGGACTCAGTACCCAGGACATGATGGCGGCAGTGGCAGCAACAATACCTCGGAAG CCCtcaacatgtacacatacaagtCACCGTTTGCCCGCAAGAACAAGGTGTTTGAAGATGAAGACAACGAACAGAAAAATCAGAGGGATGAGTACCAATCAGAACTTCAGAGACAG GTTGAAGAGAAGAAGCGTAGGCAGGAAGAAGAGAAGAGGAAGCAGAAGGAAGAAGAGGATAGGGAAGAGCGCCGCTTAGCTGAACAGCGGGAGAGGATGCAGCAGGAATATGAGGCAGAACAGAGGAAACAGAGAGACAAAGAGGAAGAG GTGAAGAGAAAGAATGAGGAGTTGAAGCAGCTGGCGGAGGAGAGAAGACAGGAGGTTGAGAGGAAGAAGAGGGAGGAGGATGAGAAACACGACCAGGAGAGAAGACGACAGCTGGATGAGGaggacaggaggaggagggaggagCAACAG AGACAACGAGTGTCATCTCCACCCATCCCTACTCTGAGGAAGAATGAAGAAGAAATCCACCAGCCACCACCAGACTCCTACAGG GAgagaccgcccccctccccacctgtacCCGCTGTCAGAACCAGGGAGAGAGCACCAG CTTACCAAGGACCAGCCAAGGAGCTTCTGTCCCCAACACCTTCCACTCCTG CCTACCTGGAGCGAGTCCGTGAGCTCATTATTCCTCCAGATGTATTCAACAATGATACTGATTCTGAAGTTGGAACGGTGACTCCGTCAGTCAATTCCAGGGAATCTTCTGGTATAAAAGGGAGACTGGATAATGGAAGGAGTCGTGTTGTGGACG GAAACCCTCATGATGTGATTGACCAGCTATCTGCCATGAGAGCCCAGCTTCAGAGTGAGCAGAGGAGGGTACAGAGTCAACTGGACCATGCTAAG TTTGACAGTGTGCCAGCACCCAAACCACAGCCACCACCACC ACGTCGAGAGCTTACAGGTGTGGATATCTTTGACATGGCGCGGAACCGAAGCCGTGTTGCTGTCCGTAGGCCGGTCCAGACAGCAGACACCTCCGCTGATCCAAGGAACCTGGAAGACTTCAACGATCTCAAGCACAGAA AAAACACGGTATCCCGACAGGAGTTTCGATCCCGGTACCCCGATGACCCGTACACGGCCCGTGGCCTGGAGGCACAACAGTACGCCATGCTACAGCAACAAGAGGAGAAACTGGGTAAACTCAGGCAGG gTGGACTAGCCAGTGAGATGCCCAACATGGGTCCCCGTGACTTGGGTCTGCAGAGGGGGGATGATCTCAGCAGGAAGTCTTTATTGGACTCTGAGAGTGCCTTCATAG ATACCAATGGAATCCAATCAAATTCAGATCTGAATGGAGAGGCGACCTTCCCACCTGACATGGTAGATGAACGGAAGGGTCCAACTGCCAGGGAGAGGAGGAGGCAACAGCGCAAGTCACCCTCCCCACATCTG TTGGAGAAAGATGAGCTGAGTTTGGGAGGAGACTCCTACCTGGAGGCACAGCCAGGCCCGTCAGGCACCCAACCTGGCAACTTTGGCTCCCTAACCAGCCTGGATGTCGACAGGGTTGCAGCCAAAAATGAGGAAAGACTACGGAGGCTAAAGACCTTACAAG GTGATGACCAGTCTATTGGTGACCCAGACGACATCCTGCAGAGGTTCATGAATCAGCAGAAGCACAACCGGCCGTCCTCCACCACCACACTGGACACAGAGGCCTGGCTCAGGCCTGGCACTGGGAACACATCACTGCTGTCCAAAACATAA
- the LOC136428144 gene encoding centrosome and spindle pole associated protein 1-like isoform X4 gives MSDDIEKFIEQQKQKITAERQELGIPADPDISPSHGVNNGPSKENIPPTQGSKRDSGGPVEFGGLKLGGYEDHRKKLQEERKREYNQLLNEQKKFRSTGVNSRIQEIEHAKSLPRSSSEPQGLNNDQGSRTYPQRRRDTSPLGKETYDDILKRKREEEDRYRRLDDPEMITDRRRDDRLRDHPLRASRSDGFLNEPDDRRHRSESGWLKGLGHDRLKCELCQRRARLSGEWDQDYDRKVNRLDDDYGSRHVRFRDRDDYVDEDRRDWSRSRAGRRRDLNSAEGERPSREKDDKDRAHSAPPEDGFVIEKAQQSTFFTGNQERASAVRRKKDAYRQDLMRQMADNERARKKEKSRDMRINASGENDPEKLPGRIRDLPPTNRQPNRQRGRDTSPYRPYHTLDDEPEGRDRRQDRQRTPPYRPQQAFATPPPQPQRGLGPQPMGYMQPGVVPANPYFMGAPMIPVAAPLGPYRTPYDDAYYYYGMRHPLDPNIGGAGGPVPPTGGPVPPLTTLANGRSDSLPVPSINIPNVSPRGPEFTREDAARKRTESRIQDMVADDDTRKSQEAIEKQRQYQEDLKEQMRLRDLKKQKERDEKERIRGRDGRYDRKLEAEAQNYNPWGKGGGGAPLRNSDGRVVADLRKMHIQNEEDQLSPRNEYSDKPVVNLEVNMASLTEPPRQPPIKESQDPDAITQFLANHNQNVGNRTQYPGHDGGSGSNNTSEALNMYTYKSPFARKNKVFEDEDNEQKNQRDEYQSELQRQVEEKKRRQEEEKRKQKEEEDREERRLAEQRERMQQEYEAEQRKQRDKEEEVKRKNEELKQLAEERRQEVERKKREEDEKHDQERRRQLDEEDRRRREEQQRQRVSSPPIPTLRKNEEEIHQPPPDSYRERPPPSPPVPAVRTRERAPAYQGPAKELLSPTPSTPAYLERVRELIIPPDVFNNDTDSEVGTVTPSVNSRESSGIKGRLDNGRSRVVDGNPHDVIDQLSAMRAQLQSEQRRVQSQLDHAKFDSVPAPKPQPPPPRRELTGVDIFDMARNRSRVAVRRPVQTADTSADPRNLEDFNDLKHRKNTVSRQEFRSRYPDDPYTARGLEAQQYAMLQQQEEKLGKLRQGGLASEMPNMGPRDLGLQRGDDLSRKSLLDSESAFIDTNGIQSNSDLNGEATFPPDMVDERKGPTARERRRQQRKSPSPHLLEKDELSLGGDSYLEAQPGPSGTQPGNFGSLTSLDVDRVAAKNEERLRRLKTLQGDDQSIGDPDDILQRFMNQQKHNRPSSTTTLDTEAWLRPGTGNTSLLSKT, from the exons AATGACCAGGGCAGCCGCACGTATCCTCAGCGCCGGCGAGACACCAGCCCGCTGGGAAAGGAAACATATGATGACATCTTGAAACGGAAGCGGGAAGAAGAGGACAGATATCGTCGCTTGGATGATCCAGAGATGATCACAGACAGAAGAAG GGATGACAGACTTCGCGACCATCCCCTCAGAGCATCGAGAAGTGATGGCTTCCTGAACGAACCAGATGATCGTCGG CACAGATCAGAGTCAGGTTGGCTCAAAGGGCTAGGCCATGACAGGCTGAAGTGTGAGTTGTGTCAGCGCAGAGCCAGGCTTAGTGGAGAATGGGACCAG GATTACGACCGGAAGGTGAATCGTCTGGATGATGACTACGGTAGCAGGCACGTCCgtttcagggacagggatgaTTATGTAGATGAGGACAGACGTGACTGG AGTCGTAGCAGGGCAGGGAGGAGAAGAGACCTCAACTCAGCTGAAGGAGAGAG ACCATCAAGAGAAAAGGATGACAAGGACCGTGCCCACTCTGCGCCTCCTGAAGATGGCTTTGTCATTG AAAAAGCCCAACAATCTACATTCTTCACAGGGAATCAGGAGCGAGCGAGCGCTGTGCGCCGAAAGAAGGACGCTTACCGACAAGATCTCATGCGGCAAATGGCTGACAATGAAAGGGCTAGGAAAAA AGAGAAGAGTAGAGACATGAGGATTAATGCCAGTGGAGAGAATGACCCAGAGAAATTG CCTGGTAGGATCCGGGATCTTCCACCCACTAACCGCCAACCCAACCGACAGAGAGGGCGGGACACTTCCCCGTATCGGCCGTACCACACCCTGGACGATGAACCTGAAGGTCGAGACAGGCGACAAGACAGACAGAGGACTCCTCCTTACAGACCTCAGCAGGCATTTGCCACACCACCACCTCAGCCACAGAGAG GCCTTGGTCCCCAGCCCATGGGGTATATGCAGCCAGGAGTAGTGCCTGCCAACCCCTACTTCATGGGAGCTCCCATGATTCCAGTGGCAGCCCCTCTTGGTCCGTACCGTACACCGTACGACGATGCCTACTACTACTATGGCATGAGACACCCGCTGGATCCTAACATAGGGGGCGCAG GTGGTCCAGTTCCTCCCACAGGTGGCCCAGTCCCTCCCCTGACTACCCTGGCAAATGGCCGTTCTGACTCTCTCCCTGTCCCATCCATCAATATACCAAACGTGTCACCACGGGGACCAGAGTTTACCAGGGAGGA TGCTGCAAGAAAGCGTACAGAGAGTCGTATTCAAGACATGGTTGCCGATGATGATACCAGGAAAAGCCAGGAGGCCATAGAAAAGCAGCGGCAGTATCAAGAAGACCTGAAGGAACAG ATGAGGCTGAGAGACCTcaagaaacagaaagaaagGGATGAGAAAGAGAG GATCAGGGGTAGAGATGGAAG ATATGACCGGAAGTTGGAAGCAGAAGCCCAGAACTATAACCCCTGGGGTAAGGGTGGCGGGGGGGCACCGCTCAGGAACAGTGATGGGAGGGTCGTAG CGGACCTGCGAAAGATGCACATTCAGAACGAGGAAGACCAGCTCAGTCCACGGAACGAGTACTCCGACAAACCGGTGGTCAATCTGGAGGTCAACATGGCCAGTCTGACTGAGCCACCCAGACAACCACCCATCAAGGAGTCACAAG ACCCCGATGCCATTACCCAGTTCCTGGCCAATCATAATCAGAATGTGGGTAACAGGACTCAGTACCCAGGACATGATGGCGGCAGTGGCAGCAACAATACCTCGGAAG CCCtcaacatgtacacatacaagtCACCGTTTGCCCGCAAGAACAAGGTGTTTGAAGATGAAGACAACGAACAGAAAAATCAGAGGGATGAGTACCAATCAGAACTTCAGAGACAG GTTGAAGAGAAGAAGCGTAGGCAGGAAGAAGAGAAGAGGAAGCAGAAGGAAGAAGAGGATAGGGAAGAGCGCCGCTTAGCTGAACAGCGGGAGAGGATGCAGCAGGAATATGAGGCAGAACAGAGGAAACAGAGAGACAAAGAGGAAGAG GTGAAGAGAAAGAATGAGGAGTTGAAGCAGCTGGCGGAGGAGAGAAGACAGGAGGTTGAGAGGAAGAAGAGGGAGGAGGATGAGAAACACGACCAGGAGAGAAGACGACAGCTGGATGAGGaggacaggaggaggagggaggagCAACAG AGACAACGAGTGTCATCTCCACCCATCCCTACTCTGAGGAAGAATGAAGAAGAAATCCACCAGCCACCACCAGACTCCTACAGG GAgagaccgcccccctccccacctgtacCCGCTGTCAGAACCAGGGAGAGAGCACCAG CTTACCAAGGACCAGCCAAGGAGCTTCTGTCCCCAACACCTTCCACTCCTG CCTACCTGGAGCGAGTCCGTGAGCTCATTATTCCTCCAGATGTATTCAACAATGATACTGATTCTGAAGTTGGAACGGTGACTCCGTCAGTCAATTCCAGGGAATCTTCTGGTATAAAAGGGAGACTGGATAATGGAAGGAGTCGTGTTGTGGACG GAAACCCTCATGATGTGATTGACCAGCTATCTGCCATGAGAGCCCAGCTTCAGAGTGAGCAGAGGAGGGTACAGAGTCAACTGGACCATGCTAAG TTTGACAGTGTGCCAGCACCCAAACCACAGCCACCACCACC ACGTCGAGAGCTTACAGGTGTGGATATCTTTGACATGGCGCGGAACCGAAGCCGTGTTGCTGTCCGTAGGCCGGTCCAGACAGCAGACACCTCCGCTGATCCAAGGAACCTGGAAGACTTCAACGATCTCAAGCACAGAA AAAACACGGTATCCCGACAGGAGTTTCGATCCCGGTACCCCGATGACCCGTACACGGCCCGTGGCCTGGAGGCACAACAGTACGCCATGCTACAGCAACAAGAGGAGAAACTGGGTAAACTCAGGCAGG gTGGACTAGCCAGTGAGATGCCCAACATGGGTCCCCGTGACTTGGGTCTGCAGAGGGGGGATGATCTCAGCAGGAAGTCTTTATTGGACTCTGAGAGTGCCTTCATAG ATACCAATGGAATCCAATCAAATTCAGATCTGAATGGAGAGGCGACCTTCCCACCTGACATGGTAGATGAACGGAAGGGTCCAACTGCCAGGGAGAGGAGGAGGCAACAGCGCAAGTCACCCTCCCCACATCTG TTGGAGAAAGATGAGCTGAGTTTGGGAGGAGACTCCTACCTGGAGGCACAGCCAGGCCCGTCAGGCACCCAACCTGGCAACTTTGGCTCCCTAACCAGCCTGGATGTCGACAGGGTTGCAGCCAAAAATGAGGAAAGACTACGGAGGCTAAAGACCTTACAAG GTGATGACCAGTCTATTGGTGACCCAGACGACATCCTGCAGAGGTTCATGAATCAGCAGAAGCACAACCGGCCGTCCTCCACCACCACACTGGACACAGAGGCCTGGCTCAGGCCTGGCACTGGGAACACATCACTGCTGTCCAAAACATAA